In Allomuricauda ruestringensis DSM 13258, the following proteins share a genomic window:
- a CDS encoding UDP-2,3-diacylglucosamine diphosphatase, whose translation MKKRKIELAVISDVHLGTYGCHADELITYLNSIQPKKLILNGDIIDIWQFSKRYFPPSHLKVLRKIIGMASKGTEVYYITGNHDEMLRKFSNTSMGNFKIMDKLVLNLDGKKAWIFHGDVFDVSIQNAKWLAKLGGYGYDLLILINSFLNWCLAKMGREKYSLSKKIKNSVKGAVKYINNFEKTAAELAIENDYDYVVCGHIHQPKKEVYETKHGSCTYLNSGDWVENLTALEYSFKRWKIYHYNHDRLSPFFVDEDLKEMDMNDLIASITDKEVDIEDITEKQHLSESEENIDRDFLDDQGLSQD comes from the coding sequence TTGAAAAAAAGGAAGATAGAATTGGCAGTTATCTCAGATGTCCACTTGGGAACCTATGGCTGCCATGCAGATGAACTCATTACCTACCTCAACAGTATCCAGCCGAAAAAGCTCATTTTAAATGGTGATATTATTGATATTTGGCAGTTTAGCAAAAGGTATTTCCCCCCTTCCCATCTAAAGGTATTGAGAAAGATCATAGGAATGGCCTCCAAGGGTACCGAAGTTTACTATATTACTGGAAATCACGACGAAATGCTCCGAAAGTTTAGCAACACTTCAATGGGGAATTTTAAGATAATGGATAAATTGGTGCTCAATCTTGATGGTAAAAAAGCATGGATTTTTCATGGTGATGTGTTCGATGTTTCGATACAGAATGCCAAATGGTTGGCCAAGTTGGGCGGCTATGGTTATGACCTTCTTATTTTAATCAATAGCTTCCTAAACTGGTGCTTGGCCAAAATGGGCCGTGAAAAATATTCGCTCTCCAAAAAAATCAAAAATAGCGTAAAGGGTGCCGTTAAATACATCAACAATTTTGAAAAGACCGCTGCGGAGCTTGCTATAGAAAACGACTATGATTATGTGGTCTGCGGACATATCCATCAACCTAAAAAAGAAGTGTACGAAACCAAACATGGCAGTTGCACTTACTTAAATTCGGGTGATTGGGTAGAAAACCTGACCGCTTTGGAATATTCGTTCAAGCGTTGGAAAATCTACCATTACAATCACGATAGATTATCCCCGTTCTTTGTGGATGAAGATTTAAAGGAAATGGACATGAACGACCTTATTGCTTCCATTACCGATAAAGAGGTGGACATTGAAGACATTACCGAGAAACAACACCTTAGCGAAAGCGAAGAAAATATAGACCGTGATTTCTTAGATGACCAAGGCCTTTCTCAAGATTGA
- the aroC gene encoding chorismate synthase, which produces MAGNSFGQLFRLTTFGESHGKALGGIIDGCPAGITLDLEQIQFELNRRKPGQSAIVTQRKEPDTVEIYSGVFEGKTTGTPIGFAIHNTNQKSKDYSHIKDSYRPSHADYVYDKKYGFRDYRGGGRSSARETASRVVAGSIAKQFLSDVKIGAFVSQVGEMKLDKSYQELDFSKIESNAVRCPDTEMAQKMEEYIKSIKKEGDTIGGVITCVIQNVPIGLGEPVFDKLHARLGEAMLSINAVKGFEYGSGFAGVAMKGSEHNDAFNTDGTTKTNRSGGVQGGISNGMDIYFSVAFKPVATVLQSYETINKEGEKVTTQGKGRHDPCVVPRAVPIVEAMAALVLADYSLLARTNKI; this is translated from the coding sequence ATGGCAGGAAATTCGTTTGGACAACTTTTTAGGCTCACCACCTTTGGTGAATCTCACGGAAAGGCATTGGGAGGCATCATTGATGGTTGTCCTGCAGGGATAACATTGGACTTGGAACAGATTCAGTTCGAGCTCAACCGAAGAAAACCTGGGCAATCTGCCATTGTAACGCAACGGAAAGAACCGGACACCGTTGAAATTTATTCCGGAGTTTTTGAGGGAAAGACCACGGGAACACCCATTGGTTTTGCAATTCACAATACCAACCAAAAATCCAAGGATTACTCGCACATCAAAGATTCGTACCGACCATCGCATGCCGATTATGTGTATGACAAGAAATACGGTTTCCGTGATTACCGTGGTGGCGGAAGAAGCTCTGCTCGCGAAACGGCCAGCAGGGTAGTGGCAGGGAGCATTGCAAAGCAATTTTTGAGTGATGTCAAAATAGGCGCCTTTGTTTCCCAAGTGGGCGAAATGAAGTTGGACAAATCCTATCAGGAATTGGATTTTTCCAAGATTGAATCCAATGCTGTTCGTTGTCCAGATACCGAAATGGCGCAAAAAATGGAGGAATACATCAAATCCATTAAAAAAGAGGGAGATACCATTGGAGGTGTCATCACCTGTGTCATTCAAAATGTACCCATTGGTCTTGGAGAACCTGTTTTTGATAAACTACATGCCCGATTGGGAGAAGCCATGTTGTCCATAAATGCTGTTAAAGGTTTTGAGTATGGCAGTGGTTTTGCCGGAGTTGCCATGAAGGGCAGCGAACACAATGACGCTTTCAATACCGATGGCACTACAAAAACCAATCGCAGTGGAGGAGTCCAGGGTGGAATCAGCAACGGAATGGATATTTACTTCAGTGTGGCATTTAAGCCCGTTGCTACGGTGCTACAATCCTATGAGACCATTAATAAAGAAGGAGAAAAAGTAACTACCCAAGGTAAGGGTAGGCACGACCCTTGTGTTGTTCCAAGAGCGGTTCCCATTGTAGAAGCTATGGCTGCATTGGTTTTGGCAGATTACTCGCTTTTGGCCCGTACCAACAAAATCTAG